The Candidatus Nitrospira nitrificans region ATCCCGGTAAACCGCCAAGAAGGAAACGTGTGCGCTAATTCCAAGATCTCCGTTCCGGTTCCGACTCCGACGCAGAGAATGTGTGCGTCGGAGGGGAGGTCTTTCAGGATCAAGCGTATCAAGAAATGCAGGTTATCGATGCTCGGGGCGATCGGTTTGATACGTTGATCATAGGTCTCCGAAGCCTGTTTATCAAAAAAATCCCTCGCCATTTTGTTCTCTTGTGACATTTCCCCATCTCGTAAAACTCGGCGTTCCACGCTCCTCCCGAAGTTCCATCATGTAATCCCTTCGAATTGTTACCGCGTCGCGATAGTAGCATGGACGCTGACTTCGATCGTTCCTCATTCATTGATCTATTGATACTGAAAAGGTAATAATGCAGCATGGACGTTGGCAAGTTGAAGGCATTCATCGTTGTTGCCGAGGAACTAAACTTTAGAAGAAGTGCCGAGATTCTCGGGATGTCTCAGCCGCCACTTACGAGACTTATTGCTTCGTTGGAACATGAACTGGACACCAAGTTGTTTGAAAGAACTACGAGACGCGTTCGGTTGACCGGAGCGGGCGTTCTGCTTCTGAGAGAAGCACGGGAGATTGCGTCGGCTATTTCAAGGATTGAATCGGATGTCCGTGCCGTCGGGAAAAAGACGACCGGCGTCCTTAAGATTGGATTTTCGAGGGCGGCATTTATGGCTCGCTTCCCTGCGGTTATTGACGAGTTTCAAGTTCGTTTCCCAAAAATCACGCTGGATCTTCGAGAGAAAACGAGTAAAGAAATCGTCAAGCTCGTAAAGAATGGGTGTCTTGATGTGGGCTTTGTGGAAGGAGTGATCTCCGACCCCGAGATCGAAAGCCATGAGGTCGATTCAGAAAATTTGGGTGTTCTTCTTCACAAAAAACATCCGCTATCAACACGAAAGGAAATTCAGCTTTCCGACCTGAAGGATGACACGATCATTCTTCATCACCGAGGAGAGGTCGAGGAATGGCATGACAGAGTCGCCCGTCTGATCAAAGGGATGAGCAGGAGGCCTAAGATTTACGTGAAAGGCGATGGAGAATGTTGCCCAATTCTAGTGGCGACAGGAAGAGGGGTTGCATTAACCATCGCTGGATCTCAAAACATTGCCTCGCATCACACTCGATTTGTTCCGATTAGGGACATGTTCTTGCCCGTACGAGTCTTTTGGAAAGGAGAAAACGAAAATCCTTATTTGCGAACGTTTGT contains the following coding sequences:
- a CDS encoding LysR family transcriptional regulator; the encoded protein is MDVGKLKAFIVVAEELNFRRSAEILGMSQPPLTRLIASLEHELDTKLFERTTRRVRLTGAGVLLLREAREIASAISRIESDVRAVGKKTTGVLKIGFSRAAFMARFPAVIDEFQVRFPKITLDLREKTSKEIVKLVKNGCLDVGFVEGVISDPEIESHEVDSENLGVLLHKKHPLSTRKEIQLSDLKDDTIILHHRGEVEEWHDRVARLIKGMSRRPKIYVKGDGECCPILVATGRGVALTIAGSQNIASHHTRFVPIRDMFLPVRVFWKGENENPYLRTFVSFAMEKRSVLSRKTECLVLSKEKGVEPDC